In Micromonospora sp. LH3U1, one genomic interval encodes:
- a CDS encoding DinB family protein: MEQTIDPTLGPVLARTGDERAVLDSFLDFHRAVLLRKLRGLSDADAGRRLVPSATTLAGLVKHLTMVERNWFPTLLAPEPGDVYLTSDEDAAAHFTLGDEDSVARLTEAYERACVRSRAVAASFDLDHVVPHPQLGEVSLRWILVHLIEETARHAGHADILRELTDGSTGAL, translated from the coding sequence ATGGAGCAGACGATTGATCCGACGCTCGGTCCGGTGCTCGCCCGCACCGGTGACGAGCGCGCCGTACTGGACTCGTTCCTCGACTTCCACCGGGCCGTGCTGCTGCGCAAGCTGCGCGGTCTCTCCGACGCCGACGCCGGCCGCCGGCTGGTGCCCTCGGCGACCACGCTCGCCGGGCTGGTCAAGCACCTGACCATGGTCGAGCGGAACTGGTTCCCGACCCTGCTGGCTCCCGAGCCCGGCGATGTCTACCTGACCTCGGACGAGGACGCGGCGGCGCACTTCACGCTCGGCGACGAGGACAGCGTTGCCCGGCTCACCGAGGCGTACGAGCGGGCCTGCGTCCGGTCCCGGGCGGTCGCCGCGAGCTTCGACCTCGACCATGTGGTGCCGCACCCGCAGCTCGGCGAGGTGTCGCTGCGCTGGATCCTCGTGCACCTGATCGAGGAGACGGCCCGCCACGCCGGTCACGCCGACATCCTCCGTGAGCTGACCGACGGCTCGACCGGCGCGCTGTAA
- a CDS encoding polysaccharide pyruvyl transferase family protein encodes MTHGNGLTIGVLGSYGGRNLGDEAILTGLLTDLRTQEPNARIIVFSRNPEHTRAAHPDVEAVPWEGVSRTDSALVLAQLDLLILGGGGILYDREARRYLRVVRVAQERGLPLITYAVGVGPLSDAVDTGMVRETLSGATQVTVRDQESRMVLEEAGLLNPITVTADPAFLLQPEDFPAHLLAEEGVPVGKRLVGISVREPGRAAERLDVDGYHRLLAQIGDFLVHRIDAYVLFVPMERDDIRHAHGVLSHMVAAERGRILHGTYSPQQVLGLMRHFDLAVGMRLHFLIFAAMVGTPFLPLPYAGKVFDLAQRLGVPALRGVEREVEGPLLAEVDRLWDEREQRAEATARRVAEVCEQARGTSEVTRGVLESLRSQTLIRV; translated from the coding sequence ATGACGCACGGCAACGGACTGACCATTGGTGTGCTCGGCTCGTACGGTGGGCGAAACCTCGGCGACGAGGCGATCCTCACCGGCCTGCTCACCGATCTGCGTACGCAGGAACCGAATGCTCGGATCATCGTCTTCTCCCGCAACCCGGAGCACACCCGGGCCGCTCACCCGGACGTCGAGGCGGTGCCCTGGGAGGGCGTCAGCCGTACCGACTCGGCCCTGGTCCTCGCCCAGCTCGACCTGCTCATCCTGGGCGGCGGCGGCATCCTGTACGACCGGGAGGCCCGCCGCTACCTGCGGGTGGTCCGGGTCGCTCAGGAGCGTGGCCTGCCCCTGATCACGTACGCGGTGGGGGTCGGGCCGCTCAGCGACGCGGTGGACACCGGCATGGTCCGGGAGACGCTCTCCGGCGCGACTCAGGTGACCGTCCGTGACCAGGAGTCTCGGATGGTGCTGGAGGAGGCCGGCCTGCTCAACCCGATCACGGTCACCGCGGACCCGGCGTTTCTCTTGCAGCCGGAGGACTTCCCGGCTCACCTGCTGGCCGAGGAGGGTGTGCCGGTCGGTAAGCGGCTGGTCGGGATAAGCGTGCGGGAGCCGGGGCGGGCCGCCGAACGGCTCGACGTGGACGGCTACCACCGGCTGCTGGCCCAGATCGGTGACTTCCTGGTGCATCGGATCGACGCGTACGTGCTGTTCGTACCGATGGAGCGGGACGACATCCGGCACGCCCACGGCGTGCTGTCACACATGGTCGCCGCGGAGCGGGGCCGGATCCTGCACGGCACCTACTCACCGCAGCAGGTGCTCGGGCTGATGCGCCACTTCGACCTGGCCGTCGGCATGCGCCTGCACTTCCTGATCTTCGCGGCGATGGTCGGCACACCGTTCCTGCCCCTGCCGTACGCCGGCAAGGTCTTCGACCTGGCCCAGCGGCTCGGCGTGCCGGCGCTACGCGGCGTGGAGCGGGAGGTCGAGGGGCCGCTGCTGGCCGAGGTCGACCGGCTCTGGGACGAGCGGGAGCAACGTGCCGAGGCCACCGCCCGACGGGTGGCAGAGGTGTGCGAGCAGGCGCGGGGCACCTCGGAGGTCACCCGCGGCGTGTTGGAGAGCCTGCGCAGTCAGACCCTCATCCGGGTCTGA
- a CDS encoding GNAT family N-acetyltransferase, giving the protein MELTLTPMTAQELARLLGSLEQGYAEDLAAARGLTLEAARERSASQLRELLPAGVATEGVLLRVGRVDDTEVGWIWVTVPGTAGATDTAGSQRAWIHNIEVHSAHRGRGHARRMIQLIEAELAQLKVPELGLNVFGTNTVAIGLYRSLGFEVTAQQMAKRIDPAA; this is encoded by the coding sequence GTGGAGTTGACGCTGACGCCGATGACGGCACAGGAGCTGGCCCGGCTGCTGGGGTCGCTGGAGCAGGGGTACGCCGAGGACCTGGCGGCGGCCCGGGGGTTGACCCTGGAGGCGGCCCGGGAGCGGTCGGCAAGCCAGCTACGGGAGCTGCTGCCGGCGGGCGTGGCGACCGAGGGGGTGCTGCTGCGGGTGGGCCGGGTCGACGACACCGAGGTCGGCTGGATCTGGGTGACCGTGCCCGGGACGGCCGGCGCGACGGACACTGCCGGCTCCCAGCGCGCCTGGATCCACAACATCGAGGTGCACTCGGCGCACCGGGGACGCGGGCACGCACGTCGGATGATCCAGCTCATCGAGGCCGAACTTGCCCAGCTCAAGGTGCCCGAGCTGGGTCTGAACGTCTTCGGTACGAACACCGTGGCGATCGGGCTCTACCGGAGCCTGGGCTTCGAGGTCACCGCACAGCAGATGGCGAAGCGAATCGACCCGGCGGCCTGA
- a CDS encoding phosphotransferase codes for MVERAAGRIGWADLPERVRASVQDIIGDRVVEAVSQPGGYSPGTADRVRTATGLRAFVKAISPAQNPDSPTMHRAEARTAAALPVSAPTPRLLGCHDDGEWVALVFSDVDGRHPATPWAADELTRVLNALEVMATALTPSPVTHVPTAAERLAWDFAGWHRIAADPPDVLDHWAREHLDQLGAAADQGIAALTGDTLCHADVRADNLLLDATGTVTVVDWPWACRGPAWLDTALLLVNVRLHGGHDTEALLRRLPLTAEVDPIALTGVYAGLAGFFADSARRPPPPGIPTVRAFQQAQADALLPWLAARLR; via the coding sequence ATGGTGGAGCGGGCTGCGGGCCGTATCGGATGGGCGGACCTGCCGGAGCGGGTCCGGGCGTCGGTGCAGGACATCATCGGCGATCGGGTCGTCGAGGCGGTGTCCCAGCCGGGCGGCTACTCGCCCGGCACGGCGGACCGGGTCCGCACCGCGACCGGCTTGCGGGCGTTCGTCAAGGCGATCAGCCCGGCGCAGAACCCGGACAGCCCCACCATGCACCGCGCGGAGGCCCGCACCGCCGCCGCGCTGCCGGTCTCGGCACCGACGCCCCGACTGCTGGGCTGTCACGACGACGGCGAGTGGGTGGCGCTGGTCTTCTCCGACGTGGACGGTCGGCACCCGGCCACCCCGTGGGCGGCCGACGAACTGACCCGCGTGCTGAATGCCCTGGAGGTGATGGCCACCGCGCTCACCCCGAGCCCGGTGACGCACGTGCCGACCGCCGCCGAGCGACTGGCCTGGGACTTCGCCGGCTGGCACCGGATCGCCGCCGACCCACCGGACGTGCTGGACCACTGGGCCCGGGAGCACCTGGACCAGCTGGGTGCCGCCGCCGACCAGGGCATCGCGGCGTTGACCGGTGACACGCTCTGCCACGCGGACGTACGGGCCGACAACCTGCTGCTCGACGCGACCGGCACGGTCACCGTCGTCGACTGGCCGTGGGCCTGCCGGGGGCCGGCCTGGCTGGACACCGCGCTGTTGCTGGTCAACGTCCGGCTGCACGGCGGGCACGACACCGAGGCGCTGCTGCGTCGGCTACCCCTCACCGCCGAGGTCGACCCGATCGCGCTCACCGGGGTGTACGCCGGGCTGGCCGGGTTCTTCGCCGACAGCGCTCGCCGCCCGCCGCCGCCCGGCATCCCCACCGTCCGCGCGTTCCAGCAGGCCCAAGCCGACGCCCTGCTCCCCTGGCTGGCCGCCCGCCTCCGTTGA
- a CDS encoding HAD-IA family hydrolase → MELAGIGAVLFDMDGTLVDSDAAVERAWARWAAEYAVDPAAALAIAHGRPADQTIRRLLPALDDTTVAAAAARQLALQYDDLSDVSATLGAHELLATLARLGLPWAVVTSADARLAEARLGAAGIVAPVLVTVEDVSVGKPDPEGYLRAAALLDVPVARCLVVEDAEVGLRAGRAAGAMTAALKGFDGDLRLDDLAQLARQLESAPTAR, encoded by the coding sequence GTGGAACTGGCAGGCATTGGCGCGGTGCTGTTCGACATGGATGGCACCCTGGTCGACTCCGACGCCGCGGTCGAGCGGGCCTGGGCGCGGTGGGCCGCCGAGTACGCCGTCGATCCTGCTGCGGCGTTGGCGATCGCGCATGGCAGACCCGCCGACCAGACCATTCGCCGGCTGCTGCCCGCGCTCGACGACACCACGGTCGCCGCTGCGGCGGCACGGCAGCTCGCGTTGCAGTACGACGACCTGTCCGATGTGTCGGCCACCCTCGGGGCGCACGAACTGCTGGCCACGCTGGCCCGGTTGGGGCTGCCCTGGGCGGTGGTGACCAGTGCCGACGCCCGGCTGGCCGAGGCCCGGCTCGGTGCCGCCGGCATCGTTGCGCCGGTGCTGGTCACGGTGGAGGACGTGAGCGTCGGCAAGCCGGACCCGGAGGGTTACCTGCGGGCCGCCGCACTGCTGGACGTACCCGTGGCGCGGTGCCTGGTCGTCGAGGACGCCGAGGTCGGCCTGCGGGCCGGGCGCGCGGCCGGCGCGATGACCGCGGCGCTGAAGGGGTTCGATGGCGACCTGCGCCTCGACGACCTGGCGCAGTTGGCCCGCCAGTTGGAGTCGGCGCCGACGGCACGCTGA
- a CDS encoding SDR family NAD(P)-dependent oxidoreductase: MTTLNDKVALVTGGSRGIGAGIALRLAQDGADVALTYRQDAERAATVVKQIEALGRRALAIQADGADPTAVRSAVDQAAATLGRLDILVNNAAVFLVGAIDELGSAEMEQTIAVNIRAPYVAVQAALRHLGEGGRIISIGSNVGERAVFPGLALYSMSKTALVGLTRGLARELGPRDITVNLVNPGPTDTDANPADGPNAAAISGFTAVGRYARPADIAATVAHLASPEAGYVTGAVVNVDGGFTS; this comes from the coding sequence ATGACGACACTCAACGACAAGGTCGCCCTCGTGACCGGTGGGTCCCGGGGCATCGGGGCCGGCATCGCACTGCGCCTGGCACAGGACGGGGCCGACGTGGCGCTGACCTACCGGCAGGACGCCGAGCGGGCCGCGACCGTGGTGAAGCAGATCGAGGCGCTGGGCCGCAGAGCGCTGGCAATCCAGGCGGACGGCGCCGACCCGACCGCCGTGCGGAGCGCGGTCGACCAGGCGGCCGCCACACTCGGTCGGCTGGACATCCTGGTGAACAATGCAGCGGTCTTCCTGGTCGGCGCCATCGACGAGCTCGGCTCGGCAGAGATGGAGCAGACGATCGCCGTGAACATCCGGGCACCGTACGTCGCCGTCCAGGCGGCACTGCGGCACCTGGGCGAAGGCGGACGGATCATCAGCATTGGCAGCAACGTCGGTGAACGGGCGGTCTTTCCCGGGCTGGCGCTCTACTCCATGAGCAAAACCGCACTGGTCGGGCTGACCCGGGGCCTGGCCCGCGAGCTGGGCCCACGGGACATCACCGTCAACCTGGTCAACCCCGGGCCCACCGACACTGACGCCAACCCGGCGGACGGGCCGAACGCGGCGGCCATCAGCGGATTCACCGCCGTCGGCCGGTACGCTCGCCCCGCCGACATCGCGGCCACCGTCGCGCATCTGGCCAGCCCCGAGGCCGGCTACGTGACCGGCGCGGTGGTCAATGTGGACGGCGGTTTCACCAGCTGA
- a CDS encoding peroxiredoxin has product MPIEVGAEAPDFVLKDQNNQEVRLSDFRGKRTVLLVFYPLAFTGTCQGELSEVRDNLDEYVNDDVQVLTVSVDSAYSHKIWADREGYQFPMLADFWPHGAVAQAYGVFNDVAGFANRGTFVIDKTGVVRFAEMNGPGEARDQQGWRKAIAEATV; this is encoded by the coding sequence ATGCCGATCGAGGTTGGTGCCGAGGCGCCGGACTTCGTGCTGAAGGACCAGAACAACCAGGAGGTCCGGCTCTCGGACTTCCGGGGCAAGCGCACCGTGCTGCTGGTCTTCTACCCGCTCGCCTTCACCGGCACCTGCCAGGGCGAGCTGAGCGAGGTGCGGGACAACCTCGACGAGTACGTGAACGACGACGTCCAGGTGCTGACGGTCAGCGTCGACTCGGCCTACAGCCACAAGATCTGGGCCGACCGTGAGGGCTACCAGTTCCCCATGCTGGCCGACTTCTGGCCGCACGGTGCCGTCGCCCAGGCGTACGGGGTCTTCAACGACGTCGCCGGCTTCGCCAACCGGGGCACCTTCGTCATCGACAAGACCGGTGTGGTCCGCTTCGCCGAGATGAACGGCCCGGGCGAGGCCCGCGACCAGCAGGGCTGGCGCAAGGCCATCGCCGAAGCGACCGTCTGA
- a CDS encoding DUF3052 domain-containing protein, which yields MSATAGQAADGVRSLADRFGMEPGMVVMEMGYDDDVDQDLRDALTDRCGELVDEDTDEVVDAVLVWYRDGDGDLFELLVDALGPLADNGVVWLLTPKAGRDGHVEPSEVAESAPTAGLQQTSTVNAGRDWSGARLVLRRGAKAKK from the coding sequence GTGAGCGCGACCGCTGGTCAGGCCGCCGACGGGGTACGCAGCCTGGCGGACCGGTTCGGAATGGAACCGGGGATGGTCGTCATGGAGATGGGGTACGACGACGACGTCGACCAGGATCTCCGGGACGCCCTGACCGACCGCTGTGGAGAGCTGGTCGACGAGGACACCGACGAGGTGGTCGACGCGGTGCTGGTCTGGTACCGCGACGGCGACGGTGACCTTTTCGAGCTTCTCGTCGATGCCCTCGGCCCGCTGGCCGACAACGGGGTCGTGTGGCTGCTCACCCCGAAGGCGGGGCGTGACGGGCACGTCGAGCCGAGTGAGGTCGCGGAGTCCGCGCCCACCGCCGGCCTTCAGCAGACCTCGACCGTCAACGCCGGCCGGGACTGGAGCGGCGCACGTCTGGTGCTGCGCCGAGGGGCCAAGGCCAAGAAGTAG
- a CDS encoding MarR family winged helix-turn-helix transcriptional regulator gives MAHVTAALRHRQGSEFAELGLTPAAARALHELDPDHPLPARDLAERLSCDRSNVTVLVDKLEQAGLVERRTDPADRRQKTLVVTGKGRGVRDRVVEVMSDSRLLSGLTDRELNTLRDLVWKVSDGGCPEPCGPE, from the coding sequence ATGGCGCACGTGACCGCAGCCCTGCGACACCGGCAGGGCTCCGAGTTCGCCGAGTTGGGGCTCACCCCGGCGGCGGCCCGGGCGTTGCACGAGCTGGACCCGGACCACCCGCTGCCGGCCCGCGACCTCGCCGAGCGGCTGAGCTGCGACCGGTCGAACGTGACGGTGCTCGTCGACAAGCTGGAGCAGGCCGGGCTGGTCGAGCGTCGCACCGACCCGGCGGACCGTCGGCAGAAGACGTTGGTCGTGACGGGGAAAGGTCGCGGTGTGCGGGACCGGGTTGTCGAAGTGATGTCCGACTCTCGACTCCTTTCCGGGCTGACCGACCGGGAGCTGAACACCCTTCGTGACCTGGTCTGGAAGGTGTCCGACGGTGGCTGTCCGGAGCCCTGCGGGCCGGAGTGA
- a CDS encoding YjbQ family protein, which translates to MRSDVITVQTGSRPTVRDITAEAQQFVSGEGDGLLHVFVPHATAGLAIIETGSGSDDDLLSALDDLLPTKDRWRHRHGSPGHGRDHVLPAFVPPYATLPVLGGQLALGTWQSICLVDTNRDNPTRQVRFSFLPG; encoded by the coding sequence ATGCGCAGCGACGTGATCACCGTTCAGACCGGGTCCCGGCCGACCGTCCGGGACATCACCGCAGAGGCCCAACAGTTCGTCTCCGGTGAGGGCGACGGCCTGCTGCACGTCTTCGTGCCGCACGCCACGGCCGGCCTGGCGATCATCGAAACCGGGTCGGGCTCCGACGATGACCTGCTCAGCGCGCTGGACGACCTGCTCCCCACCAAGGACCGCTGGCGGCACCGACACGGCTCGCCCGGCCACGGCCGCGACCACGTGCTGCCGGCGTTCGTCCCGCCGTACGCCACGCTGCCGGTGCTCGGCGGGCAGCTGGCGCTGGGCACCTGGCAGTCGATCTGCCTGGTCGACACCAACCGCGACAACCCGACCCGCCAGGTCCGCTTCTCCTTCCTCCCCGGCTGA
- the aceE gene encoding pyruvate dehydrogenase (acetyl-transferring), homodimeric type: protein MATERKRPVISDGLPSQLPDIDPEETSEWVESLDGVIDERGAKRARYVMLRLLERARERQVGVPPLTTTDYINTIPSEREPWFPGDEHVERRIRAYVRWNAAMLVHRAQRPEIGVGGHISTFASSASLYEVGFNHFFRGKNHPGGGDHIFYQGHASPGMYARAFLEGRLSEHQLDGFRQELSHPGGGLPSYPHPRLMPDFWEFPTVSMGLGGLNAIYQARFNRYLQHRGIKDTSQQHVWAFLGDGEMDEPETLGAIGLAAREELDNLTFVINCNLQRLDGPVRGNGKVMQELESFFRGAGWNVIKVVWGREWDPLLAADTDGALVNLMNTTTDGDYQTYKAESGAYVREHFFGRDARTRKMVDPLSDDEIWNLKRGGHDYRKLYAAYKAATEHTGQPTVILAKTIKGWTLGSHFEGRNATHQMKKLTLEDLKTFRDRLYLDIPDSALEDNPYLPPYYNPGEKSEEIQYLRERREQLGGYLPTRRTSTKRLAIPGPERFADVKRGSGKQKVATTMAFVRLLKDVMKDKEFGKRWVPIIPDEARTFGLDSIFPTAKIYSPHGQRYTSVDRELFLSYKESTTGQILHEGINEAGSVASFTAAGSAYATHDEPMIPMYIFYSMFGFQRTADGLWAAADQMARGFLLGATAGRTTLNGEGLQHEDGHSMLIAATNPAVVAYDPAFSFEIAHILEQGLHRMYGDAQENVFYYLTVYNEPILQPAEPAGVDVEGLLKGIYRYSPAPQVDGPKANVLASGTGMQWALKAQQLLAQDWGVAADVWSVTSWTELRRDAVEAEEYNLLNPGAEAKVPYIQQKLADADGPKVAVSDWMRAVPDLISRWVPGDYTSLGTDGFGMSDTRHALRRHFHVDAESIVVATLRQLARSGAVAVTVPAEAAKKYAIDDVNAAPVGETGGDS from the coding sequence GTGGCTACGGAACGCAAGCGCCCGGTGATCAGCGACGGCCTACCGAGCCAGCTTCCGGACATCGACCCTGAAGAAACCAGCGAATGGGTCGAGTCGCTTGATGGAGTCATCGACGAACGCGGTGCCAAACGCGCCCGTTACGTCATGCTGCGCCTGTTGGAGCGGGCCCGTGAGCGCCAGGTCGGCGTTCCGCCCCTGACCACCACCGACTACATCAACACCATCCCGTCGGAGCGCGAACCGTGGTTCCCGGGTGACGAGCACGTCGAGCGGCGGATCCGGGCGTACGTCCGGTGGAACGCCGCCATGCTGGTGCACCGGGCGCAGCGCCCGGAGATCGGCGTCGGCGGGCACATCTCCACCTTCGCCAGCTCGGCGTCGCTCTACGAGGTGGGCTTCAACCACTTCTTCCGGGGCAAGAACCACCCGGGCGGCGGGGACCACATCTTCTACCAGGGTCACGCCTCCCCCGGCATGTACGCGCGGGCGTTCCTGGAGGGCCGGCTCAGCGAGCACCAGCTCGACGGGTTCCGCCAGGAGCTGTCGCACCCCGGTGGTGGGCTGCCCTCGTACCCGCACCCGCGGCTGATGCCGGACTTCTGGGAGTTCCCCACCGTCTCGATGGGTCTCGGCGGTCTGAACGCGATCTACCAGGCCCGGTTCAACCGGTACCTGCAGCACCGCGGCATCAAGGACACCTCGCAGCAGCACGTCTGGGCGTTCCTGGGCGACGGCGAGATGGACGAGCCGGAGACGCTGGGCGCCATCGGCCTGGCTGCCCGCGAGGAGCTGGACAACCTCACCTTCGTGATCAACTGCAACCTCCAGCGGCTGGATGGCCCGGTCCGGGGCAACGGCAAGGTCATGCAGGAGCTGGAGTCGTTCTTCCGGGGTGCCGGCTGGAACGTGATCAAGGTGGTCTGGGGCCGCGAGTGGGATCCGCTGCTCGCCGCGGACACCGACGGCGCGCTGGTCAACCTCATGAACACCACGACCGACGGCGACTACCAGACCTACAAGGCGGAGTCGGGCGCGTACGTGCGGGAGCACTTCTTCGGCCGTGACGCGCGTACGCGCAAGATGGTCGACCCGCTCAGCGACGACGAGATCTGGAACCTCAAGCGGGGTGGGCACGACTACCGCAAGCTCTACGCGGCCTACAAGGCGGCCACCGAGCACACCGGTCAGCCGACCGTCATCCTGGCGAAGACGATCAAGGGCTGGACGCTCGGCTCGCACTTCGAGGGCCGCAACGCGACCCACCAGATGAAGAAGCTGACGCTGGAGGATCTGAAGACCTTCCGCGACCGGCTCTACCTGGACATCCCGGACTCGGCGCTGGAGGACAACCCCTACCTGCCGCCGTACTACAACCCGGGTGAGAAGTCCGAGGAGATCCAGTACCTCAGGGAGCGGCGCGAGCAGCTCGGCGGGTACCTGCCGACCCGGCGGACCAGCACCAAGCGGCTGGCCATCCCCGGTCCGGAGCGGTTCGCCGACGTCAAGCGCGGCTCGGGCAAGCAGAAGGTGGCCACCACGATGGCCTTCGTCCGCCTGCTCAAGGACGTCATGAAGGACAAGGAGTTCGGCAAGCGTTGGGTGCCGATCATCCCGGACGAGGCCCGCACCTTCGGCCTCGACTCGATCTTCCCGACCGCGAAGATCTACTCGCCGCACGGCCAGCGCTACACCTCGGTCGACCGGGAGCTGTTCCTGTCGTACAAGGAGTCGACCACCGGGCAGATCCTGCACGAGGGGATCAACGAGGCCGGCTCGGTCGCCTCGTTCACCGCGGCCGGCTCGGCGTACGCCACCCACGACGAGCCGATGATCCCGATGTACATCTTCTACTCGATGTTCGGGTTCCAGCGGACCGCCGACGGGCTGTGGGCGGCCGCCGACCAGATGGCGCGGGGCTTCCTGCTCGGGGCGACCGCGGGGCGCACCACGCTCAACGGTGAGGGCCTGCAGCACGAGGACGGCCACTCGATGCTGATCGCCGCCACCAACCCGGCGGTGGTCGCGTACGACCCGGCGTTCTCGTTCGAGATCGCGCACATCCTGGAGCAGGGCCTGCACCGGATGTATGGGGACGCGCAGGAGAACGTCTTCTACTACCTGACGGTCTACAACGAGCCGATCCTGCAGCCGGCCGAGCCGGCCGGGGTGGACGTGGAGGGCCTGCTCAAGGGCATCTACCGCTACTCCCCGGCACCGCAGGTCGACGGCCCGAAGGCCAACGTGCTCGCCTCCGGCACCGGCATGCAGTGGGCGCTCAAGGCCCAGCAGTTGCTCGCCCAGGACTGGGGGGTGGCCGCCGACGTCTGGTCGGTGACCTCCTGGACCGAGCTGCGCCGCGACGCGGTGGAGGCCGAGGAATACAACCTCCTCAACCCGGGCGCCGAGGCGAAGGTTCCGTACATCCAGCAGAAGCTGGCCGATGCGGACGGGCCGAAGGTCGCGGTCAGCGACTGGATGCGGGCGGTGCCTGACCTCATCTCCCGCTGGGTGCCCGGCGACTACACGTCGCTCGGCACGGACGGCTTCGGCATGTCGGACACCCGGCACGCGCTGCGCCGGCACTTCCACGTCGACGCCGAGTCGATCGTGGTGGCCACGCTGCGGCAGCTCGCCCGCAGCGGCGCGGTGGCGGTGACCGTGCCGGCCGAGGCCGCCAAGAAGTACGCGATCGACGACGTCAACGCCGCCCCGGTCGGCGAGACCGGCGGCGACAGCTGA
- a CDS encoding SRPBCC family protein, whose protein sequence is MILVERSAHVAAPMEVVWDVVQRAEQLPAWLAGVRAAEVLSGEGFGRRQLVQAGRGSAHEAEVIAYQEPTLIGWRERARGAGARAEARTEIYVQLTSDEEEGGTIVRLIVVRWPAGPVKAAMLRLGLRRVGADLEDSLARLTDLAAVG, encoded by the coding sequence ATGATCCTCGTTGAACGCAGTGCGCACGTGGCGGCGCCAATGGAAGTGGTCTGGGATGTCGTCCAGCGGGCCGAGCAGTTGCCGGCCTGGCTGGCGGGGGTCCGCGCGGCCGAAGTGCTCTCGGGAGAGGGCTTCGGGCGGCGACAACTGGTCCAGGCGGGGCGCGGCTCGGCGCATGAGGCCGAGGTGATCGCCTACCAGGAGCCGACGCTGATCGGCTGGCGGGAGCGGGCCAGGGGGGCCGGTGCTCGGGCGGAGGCGCGCACCGAGATCTACGTCCAGCTCACCTCCGACGAGGAGGAGGGCGGCACCATCGTGCGGCTCATCGTGGTCCGCTGGCCGGCCGGCCCGGTCAAGGCGGCCATGCTGCGCCTCGGACTGCGTCGGGTCGGCGCCGACCTGGAGGACTCGCTGGCCCGGCTCACCGACCTGGCCGCCGTCGGCTGA